One window of Chitinispirillales bacterium ANBcel5 genomic DNA carries:
- a CDS encoding O-antigen ligase family protein — protein MGSLFLYPQQETKPKQFSALLYIVIICLGHFLAYRLALVPVQLEAVVIFSAILFYPILKFPRCGIYLLFCSLPLIPHFRRLYYLIYDRPALDPLIVFGDILSMYVFAALFFSLYKRQKSYREIQRYCIIIFLYFLYVIARAFIFNSSGFDGIVNLRFYAPQVLLFFAGIAFGENFKMHKNLWAVTVIVGIIACLYGLKQLYFGYSEAEKIWFSQISFRSLFIAGHARPFSFFQSPAAFADYLQLSLLGVLFLTFHSSFSRKLFSLVLLCFFSYGIIITSVRSNWAGLGISLFVWFVLLPAKSTHKRILLVSVIIFSVILLQFLESKIQNHQTVYNQPVFITDDTEDELIQLLVFDRVSAITDPFSENSVQHRLSLWKELFAISATPYYAILGRGTGSLNADSLYITYLAEFGYPGMIFITLLVLLFIKTGLNLFDNSDNNKTKLLAKVITTFNITFALINLTGTHIHSFPGDTYFWFWNGVLIKLAIVCKYRRSNIETSVNS, from the coding sequence ATGGGCTCCCTTTTTCTCTATCCACAACAGGAGACGAAGCCAAAACAATTCTCTGCTCTTTTGTACATAGTAATCATCTGTCTTGGTCATTTTCTTGCCTACAGACTTGCTTTAGTCCCAGTTCAGCTTGAAGCTGTAGTAATCTTTTCTGCTATTCTTTTTTACCCGATTCTAAAATTTCCACGTTGTGGCATCTATCTTTTGTTTTGTTCTCTTCCCCTTATTCCTCACTTTAGAAGGCTTTATTATCTGATCTACGACCGTCCGGCTCTGGATCCACTTATAGTTTTTGGGGATATACTTTCAATGTATGTCTTCGCCGCGCTGTTTTTCTCTTTGTACAAACGACAAAAATCCTACAGAGAAATTCAGAGATATTGTATAATTATCTTCCTTTATTTCTTATATGTAATTGCTCGTGCCTTCATTTTTAACTCTTCAGGATTTGATGGCATAGTAAATTTAAGATTCTATGCTCCACAGGTTCTATTGTTTTTTGCCGGTATTGCATTTGGAGAAAACTTCAAAATGCATAAAAACCTATGGGCTGTTACTGTTATTGTAGGTATTATTGCTTGTCTTTACGGACTTAAACAACTCTATTTCGGTTACTCCGAAGCTGAGAAAATATGGTTTTCACAAATCTCTTTCAGATCGCTTTTTATAGCCGGACATGCCAGACCGTTCTCTTTTTTCCAATCACCTGCGGCATTTGCTGATTACCTCCAGCTTTCCTTATTAGGTGTTCTTTTCCTGACATTTCATTCATCTTTTTCACGTAAACTCTTTTCTTTAGTTTTACTGTGTTTTTTTTCCTATGGTATCATAATCACCTCTGTCCGTTCCAATTGGGCCGGTTTAGGCATCTCCCTTTTTGTATGGTTTGTACTTCTACCCGCAAAAAGTACTCATAAAAGAATTCTGCTTGTTTCTGTAATAATTTTCAGTGTTATACTACTACAATTCCTTGAATCGAAAATCCAAAACCACCAAACAGTATACAACCAACCTGTATTTATCACAGATGACACTGAGGATGAGCTTATTCAGCTTCTTGTATTTGACCGAGTTTCTGCAATAACAGATCCGTTTAGCGAAAACTCAGTTCAGCACCGGCTATCACTGTGGAAGGAACTATTTGCCATTTCAGCTACACCTTATTATGCAATTTTAGGAAGAGGAACCGGTTCACTAAACGCAGATTCACTTTACATTACCTATCTGGCAGAATTTGGTTACCCGGGAATGATCTTTATTACTTTGTTAGTCTTACTATTTATAAAAACCGGCCTGAATCTTTTCGACAACTCCGACAATAATAAAACCAAACTTTTGGCTAAAGTCATTACTACCTTTAATATAACATTCGCTTTAATAAACTTAACAGGAACACATATTCATAGTTTTCCCGGTGACACCTATTTTTGGTTCTGGAACGGAGTTTTAATTAAACTTGCCATAGTTTGTAAGTACAGGAGGTCAAATATTGAAACTTCTGTTAACTCTTGA
- a CDS encoding exodeoxyribonuclease V subunit gamma, translating to MPIHLFFSNHTEVLMDQFHELVHEQWIDPLNPPSVIIQNRLIEKWLKLEMAYRDGITAGLRGSYLEQWLWDIVAQPEEHMIKPEDLQLAIMDVFNDESDQTGLGDEVFEPLRNYLDTQDKAARARRSIQLSLRLATLFLEYQINRPLIVQNGEIVSYGWGILDENNKMYHPKLFSQHIRVKERKEQASNYEAWQTALFEKARPRLPENYYTLPEIWLKRWDLVAVAEQVKALQGQGPVLFGTSGLSLFHRHCLVQLADTRSWGASLDIPVFLLNPCAEFWEDVESDRERVRRKRREKKNKHAAKKVFEAKWETIAQSEPGELWGSDTDDNRLLQLWGQSGRDNIALWCQAAEYDIDFRAIEAEPVSKSVLHAVQDALLFRTTQIRCDYSADNSLSIMAIPGIRREVEAVREKILYLLANDSSVRLHEIAVFCPDPEKYRTAFYEIFSTVAPHEGHYIPFEFTEDTAGVSLFSAAIKDIFTLTDLQFTRAQVFSFLRNPLVQNAKGISSAQVEKWEKWADSLNVYRGWDVKWREWCGEVNPVRQHTWWRAIERLLLGNLVDEEVAVENADESDIDALVLPYLDFDSKDDDELIAFISTLEDLFESLRSFVEHNRENKRMLAEWTEDIKDLWDEWIVIPAQSSTLERDFAPESVVRTAFYDMLELFAKHPMGYNWEEVRLLIESHLQDELPGRISALGGKLMVCTLSEARPLPWKHVFVLGMQAGEFPPNEREDRLDLRWWKPIPGDSSHRRTMQYAFLELIHCVRESLTLSYQCEDLSSGAQLLPCSTLLELQSFINESVLKKNSSENALVKKVTLLAEEDNDPLVLLEEVKILKEAQNAKMLPEIEPLVCSNMKTSAKNNHSADWSTMRWFLLNPLECTLRKKLKLLNEDEKDALLVTDEPLSWDHLERFNIVKEWLSQLMSDSLSGNTISSFGKDELTSVMDMSWEKVLRQITIEGRGIEKVLGDISCEAIRSQLSLYQPPFLELFREFDHWNVDSNYFEVGKEGVLEGKTPLFIRYYKEDDEAIVICMPSELKIRHRVEGYLLALWRAMNGKKSTKVIYIAKDCKKPLKYVYDMEIDEAEEIVSSVLSGIHDDRCSFHMLPVEALEGLLDKTNCSCKDWSSSSIQKWIDNQLENSFTPEYRIRLDAMQLVRWQYPQNVEDLVLPRLKHLLFSSPEA from the coding sequence TTGCCAATACATCTGTTTTTCTCTAATCATACAGAAGTGCTTATGGATCAGTTCCATGAGCTTGTACATGAGCAATGGATCGATCCTTTAAACCCACCCTCAGTTATCATTCAGAATAGGTTGATTGAAAAATGGCTGAAGCTTGAGATGGCATACCGTGATGGTATTACTGCTGGTCTGCGGGGCAGTTATCTTGAGCAATGGCTATGGGATATCGTGGCTCAACCAGAGGAGCATATGATAAAGCCAGAGGATCTTCAGTTGGCTATTATGGATGTATTTAATGATGAATCCGATCAGACCGGTTTGGGTGATGAGGTGTTTGAGCCGCTTAGAAACTATTTAGACACTCAGGACAAAGCCGCCCGGGCCCGCAGATCTATCCAGCTTAGCTTGCGGCTTGCAACTTTGTTTTTGGAATATCAGATAAACAGGCCCCTTATAGTGCAAAACGGAGAGATTGTAAGCTATGGATGGGGGATACTTGATGAAAACAACAAGATGTATCACCCTAAACTTTTTTCTCAGCACATTCGAGTAAAGGAGAGAAAAGAACAGGCCAGTAACTATGAAGCATGGCAGACGGCTCTTTTTGAAAAAGCACGTCCCCGATTACCTGAAAACTATTATACGCTTCCGGAGATATGGCTTAAGAGGTGGGATTTGGTAGCTGTAGCGGAGCAGGTAAAAGCGTTACAGGGGCAGGGCCCTGTGCTTTTTGGTACCAGTGGGCTTAGTCTGTTTCATCGCCATTGTCTTGTTCAACTTGCAGATACCAGAAGCTGGGGTGCTTCACTTGACATACCTGTGTTTCTGCTCAATCCCTGCGCCGAATTCTGGGAGGACGTTGAGAGTGACAGAGAACGTGTACGACGCAAGCGAAGAGAAAAAAAGAACAAGCATGCTGCTAAAAAGGTCTTTGAGGCTAAATGGGAAACGATAGCTCAAAGTGAACCCGGTGAGCTTTGGGGAAGTGATACCGATGACAATCGCCTCCTTCAGCTGTGGGGGCAGTCGGGGCGGGATAATATTGCACTGTGGTGCCAGGCGGCAGAGTATGATATTGACTTTAGAGCTATAGAGGCTGAACCTGTTTCAAAAAGCGTGCTTCATGCGGTTCAGGATGCACTGCTTTTCAGAACTACTCAAATCCGGTGTGACTACAGCGCCGATAACTCACTTTCTATTATGGCCATACCGGGTATTCGCCGTGAAGTAGAAGCTGTCAGAGAGAAAATTCTTTATCTTCTTGCAAACGATTCTTCAGTAAGGCTGCATGAAATAGCGGTATTTTGTCCTGATCCGGAAAAATACAGAACTGCATTTTACGAGATATTTAGCACTGTTGCCCCCCATGAGGGACACTATATTCCCTTTGAGTTTACCGAGGATACTGCAGGGGTCAGCCTTTTCAGTGCAGCCATTAAGGACATTTTTACTCTCACTGATCTACAGTTTACACGTGCTCAGGTCTTTTCATTCCTTAGGAATCCTTTGGTGCAGAACGCAAAAGGTATATCTTCTGCTCAGGTGGAAAAGTGGGAAAAATGGGCTGATAGTCTAAATGTATACAGAGGATGGGATGTAAAATGGCGGGAATGGTGTGGCGAAGTAAATCCGGTCAGACAGCATACATGGTGGAGAGCCATCGAACGATTACTTCTGGGCAATTTAGTCGATGAAGAAGTCGCTGTGGAGAACGCCGATGAATCAGATATAGATGCATTGGTTTTGCCTTATTTGGACTTTGATAGTAAAGATGATGATGAGCTTATTGCATTTATATCGACATTAGAAGACCTTTTTGAATCGCTGAGATCGTTTGTTGAACATAACAGAGAAAACAAAAGGATGCTGGCTGAGTGGACCGAAGATATTAAAGATCTTTGGGATGAATGGATCGTAATACCGGCACAGAGTAGTACTCTGGAACGTGATTTCGCACCAGAATCAGTAGTTCGTACTGCGTTTTACGATATGCTTGAACTTTTTGCTAAACACCCGATGGGCTATAATTGGGAAGAGGTAAGACTGCTTATCGAAAGTCACCTTCAGGATGAACTGCCGGGAAGAATAAGTGCGCTTGGTGGCAAACTTATGGTTTGTACCCTTAGTGAAGCGCGCCCATTGCCATGGAAACATGTTTTTGTGCTTGGTATGCAGGCTGGAGAATTTCCTCCCAATGAACGGGAAGATCGACTGGATCTTAGATGGTGGAAACCTATTCCAGGGGATTCATCCCATAGGCGCACCATGCAGTATGCTTTTTTAGAACTTATTCACTGTGTAAGAGAAAGTCTAACGCTCAGCTATCAATGTGAAGATCTTTCTTCCGGGGCACAGCTTTTACCTTGTTCAACATTGCTGGAACTTCAGAGCTTTATAAATGAGTCGGTTCTCAAAAAAAACAGCTCAGAAAACGCTCTGGTTAAAAAAGTAACTCTACTTGCCGAAGAAGATAACGATCCGCTTGTACTACTAGAAGAAGTAAAAATATTAAAAGAGGCACAGAATGCTAAAATGTTGCCTGAAATTGAGCCTTTAGTTTGTTCAAATATGAAAACTTCTGCTAAAAATAATCATTCTGCAGACTGGAGTACTATGCGCTGGTTTCTTTTGAATCCGCTGGAATGTACTCTAAGAAAAAAACTAAAGCTTCTTAATGAAGATGAAAAAGATGCATTGCTTGTGACCGATGAACCGCTTTCATGGGATCATCTTGAGCGTTTTAATATTGTAAAAGAGTGGTTGTCACAGTTGATGAGTGATAGTTTGAGTGGTAATACCATATCTTCCTTTGGGAAGGATGAGTTAACCTCTGTTATGGACATGAGTTGGGAAAAAGTACTTAGGCAAATAACGATTGAAGGCAGGGGGATAGAAAAAGTATTGGGAGATATTTCCTGTGAAGCTATTCGTTCTCAGTTAAGTTTATATCAGCCTCCGTTTTTGGAGCTTTTTCGGGAATTTGATCATTGGAACGTAGATAGTAATTACTTTGAGGTTGGCAAGGAAGGTGTTCTTGAGGGTAAAACGCCGCTTTTTATCAGGTATTATAAAGAAGATGATGAAGCGATCGTTATCTGCATGCCTTCAGAGCTAAAGATTCGCCATAGGGTGGAGGGTTATTTACTTGCGCTTTGGAGGGCAATGAATGGCAAAAAAAGTACAAAGGTTATTTATATAGCGAAGGATTGTAAAAAACCACTAAAGTATGTTTATGATATGGAAATTGATGAGGCTGAGGAAATTGTATCATCTGTACTATCAGGTATTCATGATGATAGATGTTCTTTTCATATGCTACCAGTTGAAGCATTGGAGGGACTATTGGATAAAACTAACTGCAGCTGTAAGGATTGGAGCAGCAGTTCTATTCAAAAGTGGATAGATAACCAGTTGGAAAATTCTTTTACTCCTGAGTACCGTATACGTTTGGATGCTATGCAGCTTGTAAGGTGGCAGTATCCCCAAAATGTTGAAGACCTTGTTCTTCCTAGGCTCAAACATTTGTTATTCTCTTCTCCGGAGGCTTAG
- a CDS encoding response regulator yields MEDKSIILLVEDNESHALLVKRGISQSDINAEMVHVLDGEEALEYLLKTSYTETNPNIKPKLVLLDLRLPKMDGIDVLKEVKRNEDISDIPIVVLTSSMAEPDILRAYYYHANSYLVKHIDFSQFRQQIIDTVQYWIRWNITPL; encoded by the coding sequence GTGGAGGATAAGTCGATAATACTCCTGGTTGAAGATAACGAAAGCCACGCATTGCTGGTGAAGCGTGGAATTTCCCAATCAGATATAAATGCAGAGATGGTTCATGTTTTAGACGGTGAGGAGGCCCTCGAATACTTACTGAAAACCAGTTATACCGAAACCAATCCCAATATTAAACCCAAATTAGTACTCTTGGACCTACGGCTTCCAAAGATGGATGGCATTGATGTGCTAAAAGAAGTGAAAAGGAACGAAGACATAAGTGATATACCGATAGTTGTACTTACAAGCTCTATGGCTGAACCGGATATACTGCGTGCCTACTACTACCATGCCAACAGCTATCTGGTCAAACACATAGACTTTTCCCAGTTCAGGCAACAGATTATCGATACGGTCCAATACTGGATAAGATGGAATATTACTCCACTCTAA
- a CDS encoding chemotaxis protein CheX: protein MNVSYINPFIMSTIETFKKMLNSDIEPGKVALKNSTVYSYDISGIIGLSGEAQGSICLSFPKIVALKVITALLGVEVKIIGEEVTDGIGELANIVAGNAKKHLTQYDLSISLPKVVIGKDHKVASQRGVPTLMVPFKSSLGEFAMEISLKTP, encoded by the coding sequence ATGAATGTTTCTTACATTAACCCATTCATCATGTCTACCATAGAGACATTTAAAAAGATGTTAAACAGTGATATCGAACCAGGCAAAGTTGCGCTTAAAAACAGTACTGTATACTCTTATGATATTTCAGGGATCATCGGACTCTCTGGTGAGGCTCAGGGATCTATATGCCTAAGCTTCCCTAAAATTGTGGCTCTTAAGGTCATTACAGCTCTACTGGGTGTAGAGGTGAAAATTATCGGAGAAGAAGTAACTGATGGTATTGGTGAGCTTGCAAATATTGTGGCAGGCAATGCCAAGAAACATTTAACCCAATACGATCTTTCAATATCGTTACCCAAAGTGGTTATTGGTAAAGATCACAAAGTAGCATCCCAAAGAGGTGTGCCAACTTTAATGGTACCGTTTAAATCCAGCTTAGGGGAATTTGCGATGGAAATTTCACTAAAAACCCCTTAA
- a CDS encoding ATP-binding protein produces the protein MSLKKFISPSLQPLTWFIPLILLIILILVIHTTFKEACRVINEMAEERTIHTAEQIFTRLELFFFERTKDLSHLTMVTEDAYPQLPSAIFIRDASGIISREPIYESIGLYDSLGEAIITIPEQNTLQFLLPPAQLRRAAQDSIILLSPPLESPEEVFILALIVPFRSEGQSGSVAAIIYLEDIIAQTIEITAPATKRVSFFMEEILVYRNELATRTPGDQTIASSTSMHILGREITLLVEQPITGDIRRLHRENRNRYALSLVMAILSSTLLFFAFISVARTMASRRLMQATEDRYKRLTENARDMIFRFSIPQRKFDYVSPAGFNLTGFHHQEFYKNPGIMISIIAPEWRDYFKDRWLRLMQGDAEPLYEFRIIGKSSESRWVHLRVVVIKKDGQPHAIEGIAADVTELKNALEEREKLIKELETKNAELERFAYTISHELKTPLITIRGFLGYLEKEAREGDLGGLYRDITFIRSATDTMRRLLEGLIELTRVGRHPGEPEDVPFSKLVSEVAQRFEKPLSERKIILQIDTNMPVVHGNRIELFELVENLIENSIKFMGDQQNPYIKVGWFETPKEAVFYVKDNGIGIEPKYHDRVFGIFHKLDPASEGTGVGLALAKSIVSTHGGWIKTESPGPGKGTAVYFTLPVKH, from the coding sequence GTGTCTCTAAAGAAGTTTATCTCCCCAAGTCTACAGCCATTAACCTGGTTTATTCCCCTTATACTGCTTATTATACTCATTCTGGTGATCCACACCACATTTAAAGAAGCCTGTCGCGTAATCAACGAAATGGCTGAAGAGCGTACGATTCACACCGCTGAGCAAATATTTACCCGACTGGAGCTCTTTTTTTTTGAACGAACAAAAGACCTTTCACATCTCACGATGGTAACCGAAGATGCCTACCCTCAACTACCTTCTGCTATTTTTATAAGAGACGCTTCGGGAATTATTAGCAGAGAGCCAATTTATGAAAGCATAGGACTTTATGATTCACTTGGGGAAGCTATAATTACAATACCAGAACAAAACACTTTGCAGTTTCTTCTCCCTCCTGCACAGCTTAGAAGAGCTGCGCAGGATTCTATCATCTTACTCAGCCCCCCGTTAGAATCTCCCGAGGAAGTATTTATTCTTGCCCTTATCGTCCCATTTAGATCAGAGGGACAGAGTGGTAGTGTTGCTGCTATAATTTATCTGGAGGACATTATCGCTCAGACCATAGAGATAACCGCCCCTGCAACTAAGCGCGTTTCCTTTTTTATGGAAGAGATTCTGGTCTATAGAAATGAATTAGCTACCAGAACTCCCGGGGACCAAACAATCGCTTCTTCTACATCCATGCACATTTTAGGCAGAGAGATAACACTTTTGGTAGAGCAGCCTATTACCGGTGATATACGAAGACTTCACAGAGAAAACCGCAACCGTTATGCTCTAAGTTTGGTAATGGCTATTCTTTCTTCCACACTACTATTTTTTGCTTTCATTTCTGTGGCACGAACAATGGCAAGCAGAAGGCTTATGCAAGCAACAGAAGATCGGTATAAGCGCCTGACAGAAAATGCCAGAGATATGATTTTTCGTTTCTCTATTCCTCAGCGAAAATTTGATTACGTCAGCCCTGCAGGATTTAACTTAACTGGATTTCACCACCAAGAATTTTATAAAAACCCCGGGATTATGATCAGCATCATTGCCCCGGAATGGAGAGATTACTTCAAAGACAGGTGGCTAAGGTTAATGCAGGGAGATGCAGAGCCTCTCTATGAGTTTAGAATCATAGGTAAATCATCTGAGAGTCGCTGGGTTCATCTGCGGGTAGTAGTTATAAAAAAAGATGGGCAACCGCACGCTATTGAAGGCATTGCTGCAGATGTTACGGAGTTAAAAAATGCTCTTGAAGAACGTGAAAAACTTATTAAGGAGCTTGAAACTAAAAACGCTGAACTGGAACGTTTTGCTTATACCATTTCTCACGAACTAAAAACTCCATTGATTACGATTAGGGGATTTTTAGGCTACCTGGAAAAGGAAGCCAGGGAAGGAGATCTGGGGGGACTGTACAGAGACATTACCTTTATTCGTTCAGCCACCGATACCATGCGCCGTCTCCTTGAAGGTTTAATAGAGCTTACCCGCGTAGGTCGTCACCCGGGAGAACCTGAAGATGTTCCTTTTTCAAAACTTGTGTCTGAAGTCGCACAACGTTTTGAAAAGCCTTTGTCCGAGAGAAAAATAATACTTCAGATTGATACCAACATGCCAGTAGTTCACGGTAATCGGATAGAGTTGTTTGAGCTGGTTGAAAATTTGATTGAAAATTCAATTAAATTCATGGGCGACCAGCAGAATCCGTACATAAAAGTGGGCTGGTTTGAAACTCCAAAGGAAGCGGTTTTCTATGTTAAAGATAACGGGATAGGAATAGAGCCCAAATATCACGATAGAGTGTTTGGAATATTTCACAAGCTTGATCCAGCTTCAGAAGGAACGGGAGTTGGACTTGCACTGGCCAAAAGCATCGTTTCCACTCATGGTGGATGGATAAAAACCGAATCTCCCGGTCCGGGAAAAGGAACCGCTGTTTATTTTACTCTTCCGGTAAAACATTAA